The sequence CCTGGACTTGAACCAGTCATACGCCGTCCACACGGACGCCGTGACCGGGAACAGGGACGCTCCCCCGGCCTGCCGGGCACACCAGGAGACGAAGGTGGCGCACCATGCCTGATTCTGGGACCACTCCAGGCCCGGCACGGCCGGACTGTATCGCTGGTGGTTGTTCCAGTGGCCACCGCTGTATCCCTCGCGGTAGCCGATCTCTCCGCGCGCTATGCGGATTACGTCTGCGGCCTTGCCCAAGCCGTCCTCCTGTTGGCATGCAAAGGCCCCGCCGAAGTTGCCCGGCGGGGCCGTGTGTGGTCAGTGGGTGAGTTAGGGCCTGTCAACGGATCTTGCAGCCAACACCGTCTGGGTTATTCGCGCTGCCACGGCATGACGGCCCTGTAACGAGTTGATCGCCCACAGTGAACAGGCGTGTTCGTCCCATTCCCGCTGGGGATCTTGGCTTCGGCGTCGCGCGACGCCCCCAGCTCGATCAAGCCACTATGAAACGGCAGGACTCCGTGAGCGAATCCTTCAACGAAGAGCAGATCAACGAGTACAAGGTGGCATTTTCCCTGTACGACAAGAACAACGATGGCAATGTCACGGCCAACGAACTGGGCGCCGCCATGAGGTCTGTGGGGCAGAACCCCACTGAGGCCGAGCTCCAAGACATGATCAACGAAGTCGACAAGGACGACAACGGAACGATCAACTTCGCCGAGTTTCTGAGCCTGATGGCCAGGCAAGTCACGAGCAACAACGACGAGGAGGACGAGATCCGTGAGGCGTTCCATGTGTTTGACAAGGACGGTAACGGGGTCATCAGCTCCAGCGAGCTGCGCCACGTCATGACGTCTCTGGGCGAGAAACTGACTGATGATGAGGTCGACGAGATGCTCCGGGAGGCGGACGTCGACGGCGACGGACAAATCAACTACGAAGAATTCTGCAAGATGATGAAAACAAAGTGACCCGTCGGACACTGCCTAGGACGCGACGCCATACATGCGCTGGACGCAGGCCCATACGGTGGACTGCGCCTTGGCCCGTGCCTGGAGCTTGATTTCCGGGTGTGCCCCGAACTCATAGCCGGGGATGTTGAACTCCGCCTGGATGGGCTTTCCGGTGGAGCCGGAGGCCACCGTCTGGCCGTCCACGGTGATGCGGATATCCCCACCGTTGCCGTTCCCCACGGCCTGGGCGAACACCTCCAGGCGTGGGTGTTGGGCCTCCGGCCATGCCACCTGAAGGTCCGTCCAGGACGTGGAGTTGGTCGACGGCCAGTCGACGGCCTGGGCCGGACTCATGGGGATAGGCAGGTGTGGCCGGGCCAGGCCGCCGGCCACCACGTCCTCCGAGAGGAGTTCGTGGCCCTGGGCGTCCTTGATGCGGACTGCCTGCGCTTGGCCTTCGGCAGTGGTGCCGTTCCAGACCGAAAGGGCCACGCTGCCATCCCGGCGCCGCACCACCAGGGCGTGTTCCCCTTCGATGGGGCCGACTTCGCCCACGCGGAAGGTCTCGGCTCCTCCGGGCTGTTTGACCGAGAGGCTGCCGCCCTCGCCGATCTTCACGTCTCCGTGGAGGATCTGGTTCATGGCGGGTCGGCGGTTGGCGGCCGTGGTCAGGGCACGCAACTCGCTTTCCAGACGGCGGAGTCGGTCGTTCAGGTCCTGCGGAATGGTCGCCACTATGCAGCCTCCAAGTACAGCTCCGCGGATTCCTGCTGACCGCGCTGAGCCGGGGTCACGTGCAGGCCCACCACGC is a genomic window of Streptomyces gilvosporeus containing:
- a CDS encoding EF-hand domain-containing protein; amino-acid sequence: MSESFNEEQINEYKVAFSLYDKNNDGNVTANELGAAMRSVGQNPTEAELQDMINEVDKDDNGTINFAEFLSLMARQVTSNNDEEDEIREAFHVFDKDGNGVISSSELRHVMTSLGEKLTDDEVDEMLREADVDGDGQINYEEFCKMMKTK